A genomic window from Salvia miltiorrhiza cultivar Shanhuang (shh) chromosome 5, IMPLAD_Smil_shh, whole genome shotgun sequence includes:
- the LOC130986353 gene encoding probable galacturonosyltransferase-like 3, translated as MSMPPILRLLVLLLMTQSGGGTGEPQFKEAPAFRNGKSCDKWSDVVHIAMTLDYSTPYLRGSIAAVLSVLQHSTCPENTVFHFLSIPHHHPHLRATVGATFPYLRFHLYPFNPASVLHLISSSVRRALDQPLNYARIYLPDLLPPSLRRIIYLDSDLIVVDDIAKLWRIDLNSHVLGAPEYCHANFSHYFTPKFWSTPFFGATFRRRNPCYFNTGVMVIDLIKWRRHGFTHKLEHWMRIQKRYRIYELGSLPPFLLVFAGNVSPVEHRWNQHGLGGDNLQGLCRDLHPGPVSLLHWSGKGKPWLRLDAKKACTLDYLWSPYDLFKHELLIADT; from the coding sequence ATGAGCATGCCTCCCATTCTCCGGCTTCTGGTTCTTCTCCTGATGACACAGTCCGGCGGCGGCACGGGTGAGCCCCAATTCAAGGAGGCGCCGGCATTCCGCAACGGCAAGTCGTGCGACAAGTGGAGCGACGTGGTCCACATCGCCATGACCCTGGACTACTCGACCCCCTACCTCCGCGGCTCCATCGCCGCCGTCCTCTCCGTCCTCCAGCACTCCACCTGCCCCGAAAACACCGTCTTCCACTTCCTCTCCAtcccccaccaccacccccACCTCCGCGCCACCGTGGGCGCCACCTTCCCCTACCTCCGCTTCCACCTCTACCCCTTCAACCCTGCTTCCGTCCTCCACCTCATCTCCTCCTCCGTCCGCCGCGCCCTCGACCAGCCCCTCAACTACGCCCGCATCTACCTCCCCGACCTCCTCCCCCCCTCCCTCCGCCGCATCATCTACCTCGACTCCGACCTCATCGTCGTCGACGACATTGCCAAGCTCTGGCGAATCGACCTCAATTCCCACGTCCTCGGCGCCCCCGAATACTGCCATGCAAACTTCTCCCACTACTTCACCCCCAAATTCTGGTCCACCCCCTTCTTCGGCGCCACCTTCCGCCGCCGCAACCCCTGCTACTTCAATACCGGAGTAATGGTCATCGACCTCATCAAGTGGCGCCGCCACGGATTCACGCACAAGCTCGAGCACTGGATGAGGATCCAAAAGCGTTACAGAATCTACGAGCTCGGCTCCCTCCCGCCCTTCCTCCTCGTCTTCGCCGGAAATGTTTCCCCGGTGGAGCACCGCTGGAACCAGCACGGCCTCGGCGGCGACAATCTCCAAGGGCTGTGCCGCGATCTCCACCCCGGTCCAGTGAGCCTGCTGCACTGGAGCGGCAAAGGGAAGCCGTGGCTCAGGCTCGACGCTAAAAAGGCTTGTACCTTGGACTATCTATGGTCGCCGTATGATTTGTTCAAACACGAGTTATTAATTGCCGACACATGA